The following coding sequences lie in one Oceanicola sp. 502str15 genomic window:
- a CDS encoding CvpA family protein yields the protein MEGFTIFDAGVAVVIVLSAILAYSRGFVREILAIAGWIGAAVLAFLFAPQAVPLVKEIPVVQDFLDNCELATGAGFVVVFAIGLVIFALFTPLFASLVQRSALNALDQGLGFVFGALRGLILIAIALVLYDFIAGSESLAFVDDSQTAKLFGSAKGRIDGEIADQEGVMNWFREKFESLTDRACGAPAAAPADPTALPEQPASE from the coding sequence ATGGAAGGCTTCACCATTTTTGACGCGGGCGTGGCCGTCGTCATCGTTCTGTCGGCGATCCTCGCCTACTCCCGCGGCTTCGTGCGCGAGATCCTCGCCATCGCAGGCTGGATCGGCGCCGCCGTCCTGGCCTTCCTCTTCGCGCCCCAGGCCGTGCCGCTGGTCAAGGAAATCCCGGTGGTGCAGGACTTCCTCGACAACTGCGAACTTGCAACGGGCGCGGGCTTCGTCGTGGTCTTCGCCATCGGCCTCGTGATCTTCGCCCTCTTCACCCCGCTCTTTGCCAGCCTCGTGCAGCGCTCGGCGCTCAACGCGCTCGATCAGGGCCTCGGCTTCGTCTTCGGCGCCCTGCGCGGCCTGATCCTCATCGCGATCGCCCTGGTGCTCTACGATTTCATCGCCGGAAGCGAGAGCCTCGCCTTCGTCGACGACAGCCAGACCGCCAAGCTCTTCGGCTCCGCCAAGGGGCGGATCGACGGCGAGATTGCCGACCAGGAAGGCGTGATGAACTGGTTCCGCGAGAAGTTCGAGAGCCTGACCGACCGTGCCTGCGGCGCCCCCGCAGCCGCCCCGGCAGACCCGACCGCCCTACCCGAGCAGCCCGCGTCCGAGTGA
- the radA gene encoding DNA repair protein RadA has product MAKALAFTCTACGASHSKWSGQCDACGAWNTITEEAPLSSGPKGKGLGARKGATIPLADLSSPEAPPPRTTSGIDEFDRVLGGGLVPASAILVGGDPGIGKSTLLLQAAARFAQAGQKTIYISGEEASAQVRMRARRLGLADAPVKLATETSLRDILTTLDAERPDLCIIDSIQTMWSDTVDSAPGSVSQVRAACHELTQFAKRRGTAVILVGHVTKEGQIAGPRVVEHMVDTVLYFEGERGHQFRILRAVKNRFGPADEIGVFEMTGAGLSEVSNPSALFLSDNENPAPGTAVFAGIEGTRPVLVEFQALVAPAPAGQARRSVVGWDSGRLAMILAVLEARCGIPFAGMDVYLNVAGGLRVNEPAADLAVAAALLSAREDVALPKGMVIFGEISLTGAIRPSSQTENRLKEAQKLGFSCATLAEGSKTTSSGGMDLRRMADLTGFVGEMFGAG; this is encoded by the coding sequence ATGGCCAAAGCCCTCGCCTTCACCTGCACCGCCTGTGGTGCCTCCCATTCCAAGTGGTCGGGGCAATGCGATGCCTGCGGCGCATGGAACACCATCACCGAAGAGGCACCGCTGTCCTCCGGGCCCAAGGGCAAGGGGCTTGGCGCGCGCAAGGGCGCGACCATCCCGCTGGCCGATCTTTCCTCGCCCGAAGCCCCGCCCCCCCGCACCACCTCTGGCATCGACGAGTTCGACCGGGTGCTCGGCGGCGGCCTCGTGCCCGCCTCCGCCATCCTCGTCGGCGGCGATCCGGGCATCGGCAAGTCCACCCTCCTGCTCCAGGCCGCCGCCCGCTTTGCGCAGGCCGGGCAGAAGACCATCTACATCTCCGGCGAAGAGGCCTCGGCCCAGGTCCGGATGCGCGCCCGCCGCCTCGGGCTCGCCGATGCGCCGGTGAAGCTCGCCACCGAAACGAGCCTGCGCGACATCCTCACCACGCTCGACGCCGAGCGCCCCGACCTCTGCATCATCGATTCGATCCAGACCATGTGGAGCGACACCGTCGATTCCGCTCCCGGCTCGGTCTCTCAGGTCCGCGCCGCCTGCCACGAGCTGACCCAATTCGCCAAACGGCGGGGCACCGCCGTCATTCTCGTGGGCCATGTCACCAAGGAGGGCCAAATCGCGGGCCCCCGTGTGGTCGAGCACATGGTCGACACGGTGCTCTACTTCGAGGGCGAGCGCGGCCACCAGTTCCGCATCCTGCGCGCGGTCAAGAACCGCTTCGGCCCGGCCGACGAGATCGGCGTCTTCGAGATGACCGGCGCCGGCCTCTCCGAAGTCTCCAACCCCTCCGCCCTCTTCCTGTCGGACAACGAAAACCCCGCCCCGGGCACCGCCGTCTTTGCCGGGATCGAGGGCACGCGCCCTGTGCTGGTTGAGTTTCAGGCCCTCGTCGCCCCCGCGCCCGCCGGCCAGGCGCGGCGCTCGGTGGTGGGCTGGGACTCGGGGCGGCTGGCGATGATCCTCGCCGTGCTCGAGGCCCGCTGCGGCATCCCCTTCGCCGGAATGGATGTCTATCTCAATGTCGCCGGCGGGCTGCGCGTCAATGAACCCGCCGCCGATCTCGCCGTTGCCGCCGCCCTGCTGTCCGCCCGCGAAGACGTGGCGCTGCCCAAGGGCATGGTGATTTTCGGCGAGATCAGCCTCACCGGCGCCATCCGCCCCTCCTCGCAAACCGAAAACAGGTTGAAAGAGGCGCAAAAACTTGGTTTCTCCTGCGCAACGCTGGCAGAGGGGTCCAAGACGACCTCCAGCGGGGGCATGGACCTGCGGCGCATGGCAGACCTCACGGGCTTCGTGGGCGAGATGTTCGGCGCAGGCTGA
- a CDS encoding paraquat-inducible protein A, which yields MQLALKLANLSLLLLFPVAWFAPLLRAGLLPLFGLSEISVISGLQELWGKDVFLALLVTAFALFAPYLKTIGLALLHFGLMHRKVLPALQVLGKLAMADIFLISLYIVVAKGIGVGRVEVAWGLYLFTACILASIAISWATEKSRKRLPPPRPAATLHPAAEPVALSPTAE from the coding sequence TTGCAGCTCGCCCTCAAGCTCGCCAACCTCTCGCTTCTGCTGCTGTTTCCGGTCGCGTGGTTCGCGCCGCTGCTGCGCGCCGGGCTGCTGCCGCTCTTCGGCCTGTCGGAAATCTCGGTGATCTCCGGCCTGCAGGAGCTCTGGGGCAAGGACGTGTTCCTTGCCCTCCTCGTCACCGCCTTCGCCCTCTTCGCCCCCTACCTCAAAACCATCGGCCTCGCCCTGCTGCACTTCGGCCTGATGCACCGCAAGGTGCTGCCCGCCCTGCAGGTGCTGGGCAAGCTGGCGATGGCCGATATCTTCCTGATTTCGCTCTACATCGTCGTCGCCAAGGGCATCGGCGTCGGCCGCGTCGAGGTCGCCTGGGGCCTCTATCTCTTCACCGCCTGCATCCTCGCCTCGATCGCCATCTCCTGGGCCACCGAGAAGAGCCGCAAGCGCCTGCCCCCGCCGCGGCCCGCCGCCACGCTCCATCCCGCCGCGGAGCCGGTTGCCCTAAGCCCCACCGCCGAGTGA
- a CDS encoding DNA repair protein has protein sequence MNATNETPADRLFQALRALSLTAIAMLAIGLIGATLLAAFGVLPWLEASLTFGETTYANAGIWIQSGLAVFALALCTFLPANRHILALQKSHRDFHLSMDDIARAYAVCHAADRNGAFSMSSEFDAVRERMAFMRRHPDLRGLEPGVLEVAAQMSQVSRDLATVYSDEKMERATTFLRQRQEEIDAFSDRLTLAQKTTDEIKRWSQQINVEESIQATQLAQLEKDLLELLPELGFDVEEEPLPPSDSEERKVVPMAAKPHPGKPHPAKPQPATASPAE, from the coding sequence ATGAACGCAACCAACGAGACGCCCGCAGACCGTCTGTTTCAGGCGCTGCGTGCGCTGTCACTCACCGCCATCGCGATGCTCGCCATCGGCCTCATCGGGGCGACGCTGCTTGCGGCCTTCGGGGTGCTGCCCTGGCTGGAGGCCTCCCTCACCTTCGGGGAAACCACCTACGCCAATGCCGGCATCTGGATCCAGTCCGGCCTCGCCGTCTTCGCCCTTGCGCTCTGCACCTTCCTGCCGGCCAACCGCCACATCCTCGCGCTGCAGAAGAGCCACCGCGACTTCCACCTCTCGATGGACGATATCGCCCGCGCCTACGCCGTCTGCCACGCCGCCGACCGCAACGGCGCATTCTCGATGAGCTCCGAGTTCGACGCCGTGCGCGAGCGCATGGCCTTCATGCGCCGCCACCCCGACCTGCGCGGCCTCGAGCCCGGCGTGCTCGAAGTCGCCGCCCAGATGAGCCAGGTCAGCCGCGACCTCGCCACCGTCTATTCCGACGAGAAGATGGAACGCGCCACCACCTTCCTGCGCCAACGCCAGGAAGAGATCGACGCCTTCTCCGACCGTCTGACCCTCGCCCAGAAGACCACCGACGAGATCAAGCGCTGGTCGCAGCAGATCAACGTGGAAGAGAGCATCCAGGCCACCCAGCTCGCCCAGCTCGAGAAGGACCTGCTGGAGCTTCTGCCCGAGCTTGGCTTCGACGTCGAGGAAGAGCCCCTGCCCCCGAGCGACAGCGAGGAGCGCAAGGTGGTGCCGATGGCCGCCAAGCCCCACCCCGGCAAACCCCATCCCGCCAAGCCACAACCGGCCACGGCGAGCCCCGCCGAATAG
- a CDS encoding ABC transporter ATP-binding protein, with the protein MIELSNVHKSFGTKDVLRGVDLSVGKGRSMVIIGGSGTGKSVTLKCILGLVAPDRGSITVDDAPVAAVKSAAAREAFLARFGMLFQGGALFDSIPVWQNVAFRLLRGALKRPKPEAREIAIEKLRRVGLGPETADLFPAELSGGMQKRVGLARAIAAEPEIIFFDEPTTGLDPIMAGVINELIREIVVEMGATAVTITHDMTSVRAIADDVAMLHAGKIRWTGPVSEMDAASDPYLTQFIHGSAEGPIETLR; encoded by the coding sequence ATGATCGAGCTGAGCAACGTTCATAAGTCCTTCGGAACCAAGGATGTTCTGCGCGGCGTCGATCTTTCGGTCGGCAAGGGCCGCTCCATGGTCATCATCGGCGGATCGGGCACCGGCAAGTCGGTGACGCTCAAGTGCATCCTCGGCCTCGTCGCCCCCGACCGGGGCAGCATCACCGTCGACGATGCCCCCGTCGCAGCCGTCAAGTCCGCCGCCGCCCGCGAGGCCTTTCTGGCGCGCTTCGGCATGCTGTTTCAGGGCGGTGCCCTGTTCGATTCGATCCCGGTCTGGCAAAACGTCGCGTTCCGCCTGCTGCGCGGCGCCCTCAAGCGCCCGAAGCCGGAAGCCCGCGAGATCGCCATCGAAAAGCTCCGCCGCGTCGGCCTCGGCCCCGAAACCGCCGACCTCTTCCCCGCCGAGCTGTCGGGCGGCATGCAAAAGCGCGTCGGCCTCGCCCGTGCCATCGCAGCCGAGCCCGAGATCATCTTCTTTGACGAGCCCACCACCGGCCTCGACCCGATCATGGCAGGGGTCATCAACGAGCTGATCCGCGAGATCGTGGTCGAGATGGGCGCCACCGCCGTGACCATCACCCACGACATGACCTCGGTGCGCGCCATCGCAGATGACGTGGCCATGCTCCACGCCGGCAAGATCCGCTGGACCGGACCAGTCAGCGAAATGGACGCCGCATCAGACCCTTACCTGACGCAGTTCATCCACGGCAGCGCCGAAGGCCCGATCGAAACCCTGCGCTGA
- a CDS encoding ABC transporter permease encodes MTALLTPLAILGRATLAALASVGRVALFLYATLSHIVRPPFYFKELWQAILNVGYYSLPVVGLTAVFTGGALALQIYSGGSRFNAEAVVPQIVAIGMVRELGPVLVGLMIAARVTSSVAAEIATMKVTEQIDALVTLSTHPMKYLTVPRVLAALITVPLLVAVGDVIGVMGGFLVATERLGFNPTAYLQNTWNFLEALDMISSLVKGAAFGFIAALMGCYYGMNSGRGAQGVGSATKSSVVAAAVLILAANFLLTQAFFSV; translated from the coding sequence TTGACGGCGCTCCTCACCCCGCTTGCCATTCTCGGCCGGGCCACCCTCGCGGCACTGGCCTCGGTCGGCCGGGTTGCTCTGTTTCTCTATGCCACCCTCAGCCACATCGTCCGCCCGCCATTCTACTTCAAGGAACTCTGGCAAGCCATTCTGAACGTAGGGTATTATTCGCTCCCCGTTGTTGGCCTCACCGCCGTGTTCACCGGCGGCGCCCTGGCCCTGCAGATCTACTCCGGCGGCTCGCGCTTCAACGCCGAGGCGGTGGTGCCCCAGATCGTCGCCATCGGCATGGTGCGCGAACTCGGGCCGGTGCTTGTGGGGCTGATGATCGCCGCCCGCGTCACCTCCTCCGTGGCCGCCGAAATTGCCACCATGAAGGTGACCGAGCAGATCGACGCGCTCGTCACCCTCTCGACCCACCCGATGAAATATCTTACCGTGCCCCGCGTGCTCGCCGCCCTCATCACCGTGCCCCTGCTCGTGGCCGTCGGCGATGTGATCGGCGTGATGGGTGGCTTCCTGGTGGCCACCGAGCGGCTCGGCTTCAACCCCACCGCCTACCTGCAGAACACCTGGAATTTTCTCGAGGCGCTCGACATGATCTCCTCGCTGGTGAAAGGGGCCGCCTTCGGCTTCATCGCGGCGCTGATGGGCTGCTACTACGGCATGAACTCCGGCCGCGGCGCCCAGGGCGTGGGCAGCGCCACCAAGTCCTCCGTCGTCGCCGCCGCGGTGCTCATCCTCGCCGCCAACTTCCTGCTCACACAGGCGTTTTTCTCCGTATGA
- the alr gene encoding alanine racemase, protein MGTGQLTIDLDAIAANWTALDALSGSGTETGAVVKANGYGLGAGRVARALAHAGARRFFVAQAEEGSAIRNALGRGPEIYVFSGHMRGDTDMLGDLELIPMLNSIDQLTRHLEALPQSPFGIQLDTGMNRLGMEPGEWTAVRDVAVPRKPRLIMSHLASADEPESPQNKAQVQLFRELTSGCGIPRSLGATGGILLGADYHFELTRPGIGLYGGLPFRDARQAVQLDLPVIQTGVVLKGESVGYNATWQAPVDTPTATVGAGYADGILRGLSGKLSLWADGVECPVLGRVSMDLVVADISGLSHEPRVLSLLCPEQGIDAVAAAADTIGYEILTALGPRYARRYSGRAG, encoded by the coding sequence ATGGGTACCGGGCAGTTAACCATTGATCTCGACGCCATTGCGGCGAACTGGACCGCGCTTGACGCATTGTCGGGCAGCGGCACCGAAACCGGTGCCGTGGTCAAGGCAAACGGCTATGGCCTCGGCGCCGGCCGGGTGGCGCGGGCGCTGGCCCATGCCGGTGCACGGCGCTTCTTCGTGGCGCAGGCCGAAGAGGGCTCGGCGATCCGCAACGCGCTCGGGCGCGGGCCCGAAATCTACGTGTTTTCCGGGCACATGCGCGGCGACACCGACATGCTGGGCGATCTCGAGCTGATCCCGATGCTGAACTCGATCGACCAGCTCACCCGCCACCTCGAAGCCCTGCCCCAATCGCCCTTCGGCATCCAGCTCGACACCGGCATGAACCGGCTGGGCATGGAGCCCGGCGAGTGGACGGCGGTGCGCGACGTCGCCGTGCCCCGCAAACCGCGCCTGATCATGAGCCACCTTGCCTCCGCCGACGAGCCGGAGAGCCCGCAGAACAAGGCGCAGGTGCAGCTCTTCCGCGAACTCACTTCGGGCTGCGGCATTCCGCGCTCGCTCGGGGCCACCGGCGGCATCCTGCTGGGCGCTGATTATCACTTCGAACTCACCCGCCCCGGCATCGGCCTCTACGGCGGCCTGCCCTTCCGCGACGCCCGGCAGGCGGTGCAGCTCGACCTGCCGGTGATCCAGACCGGCGTGGTCCTCAAGGGCGAGTCGGTCGGCTACAACGCCACCTGGCAGGCCCCGGTCGACACCCCCACCGCCACCGTCGGCGCCGGCTATGCCGATGGCATCCTGCGCGGGCTCTCCGGCAAGCTGAGCCTCTGGGCCGATGGCGTCGAATGCCCGGTCTTGGGCCGCGTCTCGATGGACCTCGTGGTGGCCGACATCTCCGGCCTCAGCCACGAACCCCGCGTGCTCTCGCTGCTCTGCCCCGAACAGGGGATCGACGCCGTGGCCGCCGCCGCCGACACCATCGGCTACGAGATCCTCACCGCGCTCGGCCCCCGCTACGCCCGCCGCTATTCCGGCCGGGCGGGCTGA
- the rimK gene encoding 30S ribosomal protein S6--L-glutamate ligase encodes MSPSEPLAPLQFGWEEWVALPALGLPALKAKVDTGARTSALHASEIETFGPHGKPKVRFTVHPIPGREDLTIPCSATILDRREITSSNGEKELRYVIETAIEVAGQSWPIEVTLTDRSTMASRMLLGRQALREGIAINATDRLCQPELDYDVYHSPAVRTAQPPRALRIAVLSRENNYSTRRLIEEGEKRGHTVEVIDTTRCYMAISTLAPEVHYDGKRLPRYDAIIPRIGASVTTYGTAIVRQFETIGTFSVNPAHGITASRDKLHAHQIMSRAKVPMPDTAFAASPKDTANLITLAGNAPLIVKLLQSTQGKGVVLAETRKAAESVIDAFRGLNANFLVQDFVKEAAGEDIRCLVIGGKVVASMKRTGAEGDFRSNLHRGGTAKTVRISRLERETATRAARAFGLGMAGVDLLRSETGPKVLEVNSSPGFEGIEAATDKNVAAKLYDEIEHHVRPKQVRRRKS; translated from the coding sequence ATGAGCCCATCCGAGCCCCTCGCCCCCCTCCAGTTCGGCTGGGAAGAATGGGTCGCACTGCCCGCCCTCGGCCTGCCTGCGCTGAAGGCCAAGGTCGATACCGGCGCCCGCACCTCGGCCCTCCATGCCTCCGAGATCGAAACCTTCGGCCCCCATGGCAAGCCCAAGGTCCGCTTCACCGTGCACCCGATTCCGGGCCGCGAGGATCTGACAATCCCCTGCTCCGCCACCATCCTCGACCGCCGCGAGATTACATCCTCGAACGGCGAGAAGGAGCTGCGCTACGTCATCGAAACCGCGATCGAAGTGGCCGGCCAGAGCTGGCCCATCGAAGTGACCCTCACCGACCGCTCCACCATGGCCTCGCGGATGCTGCTCGGGCGGCAAGCGCTGCGCGAGGGCATCGCCATCAACGCGACCGACCGGCTCTGCCAACCAGAGCTGGACTACGATGTCTACCACTCCCCCGCCGTGCGCACGGCCCAGCCGCCCCGGGCGCTGCGCATCGCGGTTCTCAGCCGCGAGAACAACTACTCCACCCGCCGCCTGATCGAAGAGGGCGAGAAGCGCGGCCACACGGTGGAGGTGATCGACACCACCCGCTGCTACATGGCCATCTCCACCCTCGCCCCCGAGGTGCATTACGACGGCAAGCGCCTGCCCCGCTACGATGCGATCATCCCCCGCATCGGCGCCTCCGTCACCACCTACGGCACCGCCATCGTGCGCCAGTTCGAAACCATCGGCACCTTCTCGGTGAACCCCGCCCACGGCATCACCGCCTCGCGCGACAAGCTGCACGCGCATCAGATCATGTCGCGCGCCAAGGTGCCCATGCCCGACACCGCCTTTGCCGCCTCGCCAAAGGACACCGCCAACCTCATCACCCTCGCCGGCAACGCGCCGCTGATCGTCAAGCTGCTGCAATCGACCCAGGGCAAGGGCGTGGTGCTGGCCGAAACCCGCAAGGCCGCCGAGTCGGTGATCGACGCGTTCCGTGGCCTCAACGCCAACTTCCTGGTGCAGGATTTCGTCAAGGAGGCGGCGGGCGAAGACATCCGCTGCCTCGTGATCGGCGGCAAGGTCGTGGCCTCGATGAAGCGCACCGGGGCGGAGGGCGACTTTCGCTCCAACCTGCACCGGGGCGGCACCGCCAAGACCGTGCGGATCTCGCGACTCGAGCGCGAAACCGCCACCCGCGCCGCCCGGGCCTTCGGCCTCGGCATGGCCGGGGTGGACCTGCTGCGCTCCGAAACCGGGCCCAAGGTGCTCGAGGTCAATTCCTCGCCCGGCTTCGAAGGGATCGAGGCGGCGACCGACAAGAACGTGGCGGCCAAGCTCTACGACGAAATCGAGCATCACGTCCGCCCCAAGCAGGTGCGTCGCCGCAAGTCGTAG
- the tgt gene encoding tRNA guanosine(34) transglycosylase Tgt, giving the protein MSERVTFEVTARDGKARLGAISTPRGEIRTPAFMPVGTAATVKAMLPESVAATGADILLGNTYHLMLRPGAERVARLGGLHRFMNWDKPILTDSGGFQVMSLAELRKLTEEGVTFRSHVDGSKHVLSPETSMEIQRLLGSDIVMCFDECPALPATEDAVAESMRLSMRWAQRSRDAFGDRPGHALFGIQQGGVTEALRAESAEALKAIGFDGYAIGGLAVGEGQEAMFGVLDYAPGQLPEDKPRYLMGVGKPDDIVGAVKRGVDMMDCVLPSRSGRTGQAWTRRGQVNLKNARHADDPRPLDEACSCPACRSYSRAYLHHVYRAGEMIAGMLLTWHNLHYYQELMAEMRGAIAEGQFERFETQFHALRAEGDIPQL; this is encoded by the coding sequence ATGAGCGAAAGAGTAACCTTCGAGGTCACGGCGCGGGACGGCAAGGCCCGGCTGGGGGCCATTTCCACCCCGCGCGGCGAGATCCGCACGCCCGCCTTCATGCCGGTGGGCACCGCCGCCACGGTGAAGGCGATGCTGCCCGAGAGCGTGGCGGCCACCGGGGCCGATATCCTGCTGGGCAACACCTATCACCTGATGCTGCGGCCCGGGGCGGAGCGGGTGGCGCGGCTGGGCGGGCTGCACCGGTTCATGAACTGGGACAAGCCGATCCTGACCGACTCGGGCGGCTTTCAGGTGATGAGCCTCGCCGAGCTGCGCAAGCTCACCGAGGAAGGGGTGACCTTCCGCAGCCATGTCGATGGCTCCAAACATGTGCTGAGCCCGGAAACCTCGATGGAGATCCAGCGGCTGCTCGGCTCCGACATCGTGATGTGCTTTGACGAATGCCCGGCGCTGCCCGCCACAGAGGATGCGGTGGCCGAGAGCATGCGGCTGTCGATGCGCTGGGCGCAGAGGTCGCGCGATGCCTTCGGCGACAGGCCGGGGCATGCGCTCTTCGGCATCCAGCAGGGCGGTGTGACCGAGGCGCTGAGGGCGGAGTCGGCGGAGGCGCTGAAGGCGATCGGCTTCGATGGCTACGCGATCGGCGGGCTGGCCGTGGGCGAGGGGCAGGAGGCGATGTTCGGGGTGCTGGACTACGCCCCGGGCCAGCTGCCCGAGGACAAGCCGCGCTACCTGATGGGCGTGGGCAAGCCCGATGACATCGTGGGCGCAGTGAAGCGGGGCGTGGACATGATGGACTGCGTGCTGCCCTCGCGCTCGGGGCGCACCGGGCAGGCCTGGACCCGTCGCGGGCAGGTGAACCTCAAGAACGCCCGCCACGCAGACGACCCGCGCCCGCTGGACGAGGCCTGCAGCTGCCCGGCCTGCCGGAGCTACTCGCGCGCCTACCTGCACCATGTCTACCGCGCCGGCGAGATGATCGCGGGGATGCTCCTGACCTGGCACAACCTGCATTACTATCAGGAGCTGATGGCCGAGATGCGGGGGGCGATTGCCGAAGGGCAGTTCGAGCGGTTCGAGACGCAGTTTCACGCGCTGCGGGCCGAGGGCGACATTCCCCAACTCTGA